One part of the Mesorhizobium sp. M4B.F.Ca.ET.058.02.1.1 genome encodes these proteins:
- a CDS encoding D-arabinono-1,4-lactone oxidase, whose protein sequence is MSNQVCRVKHFEMPSSDDDVCRTIKTAASTNLRVRVVGTGHSYTPIVPTDGVLISAERLTGIENIDPTNGSVTLRGGTRICDVGLELRSAGWALPNQGDIDLQTMSGAVSTGTHGSGDSLQCLAGPIIGMRIAMGDGSIANFDASQDIDVLNAAKVCLGMLGVVLSVTMKLVPAFDLHDKIWREDFEECMNHLDQLCQENRSLRVFWCPTEHSASLYSLPDTSGIGRTRSKADVCEIRTLNVTTQPSAAVEAQAGERIGPSYRIFPGSIPMPNHNECEYSVPYEDGPAVLREIRKLIQTKHPSQIFPVEYRTVAADDIWLSPYFERKTAMISVSGAAGEDYWDFIRDCETIFSWVKGRPHWGKLHSLGRSEIEALYPRYGDFISQRARFDPDGRFLNDYLRERFG, encoded by the coding sequence GTGAGCAATCAGGTTTGTCGGGTGAAGCATTTCGAAATGCCAAGTTCGGACGATGACGTCTGCAGAACGATCAAGACAGCAGCTTCAACCAATCTGCGCGTCCGCGTAGTGGGTACGGGGCACTCTTATACGCCGATTGTCCCCACGGACGGAGTTCTAATCTCCGCGGAGCGTCTAACAGGGATCGAAAATATCGACCCAACCAACGGCAGCGTAACCCTCCGCGGCGGAACGCGGATTTGTGACGTTGGCCTTGAACTGCGTTCTGCTGGTTGGGCATTGCCCAACCAGGGCGATATCGATCTGCAGACGATGAGCGGGGCCGTATCGACGGGTACGCATGGCAGCGGCGATAGTTTGCAATGCTTAGCGGGCCCGATAATTGGAATGCGGATAGCGATGGGCGATGGATCCATCGCCAATTTCGATGCTTCGCAAGACATCGATGTCCTCAACGCTGCGAAAGTTTGTCTCGGAATGCTTGGCGTGGTGCTTTCCGTCACGATGAAGCTTGTTCCTGCTTTTGATCTTCATGACAAAATATGGCGTGAGGATTTTGAAGAATGCATGAATCATTTGGATCAGCTATGTCAGGAAAACCGGAGCCTCCGCGTGTTCTGGTGCCCGACCGAACACTCGGCATCGTTATACAGCCTGCCCGACACGTCTGGCATTGGTCGTACGCGCAGTAAAGCTGATGTCTGCGAAATCAGAACGCTGAACGTCACAACTCAGCCGTCAGCAGCTGTCGAAGCACAGGCCGGCGAGAGAATAGGGCCCAGCTATCGGATATTTCCGGGTTCAATTCCGATGCCGAACCATAACGAATGCGAATACTCGGTGCCCTACGAGGACGGTCCGGCGGTATTGCGTGAAATACGCAAGCTGATCCAGACGAAGCATCCGTCGCAGATATTCCCGGTTGAGTATAGAACCGTGGCGGCTGACGATATTTGGTTGAGTCCATACTTTGAGCGGAAGACCGCAATGATATCGGTGTCCGGCGCAGCAGGAGAGGACTACTGGGATTTCATCCGCGATTGCGAGACAATCTTTTCCTGGGTAAAAGGTCGTCCGCATTGGGGCAAACTTCACAGCCTGGGCCGGTCCGAGATCGAAGCCTTGTACCCAAGATACGGGGATTTTATTTCTCAAAGGGCTCGCTTCGACCCGGACGGTCGCTTCCTGAACGACTACCTGCGCGAACGTTTCGGCTAA
- a CDS encoding MurR/RpiR family transcriptional regulator: MQEKILARLRSSQPSLSPALLRISEYVLNDPAKVVNQTITEVADGSGSSEASVLRFCRDIKFSSFQRFKLALGIELSTHQTIRHASPSGDVIDDTLSTAITALKQTKDLLNHAALELAAKQIIRAKSIDLYGFGGSANVARYAHYLFVRFGLVSRVLDDPHLAVMSAVNLGPKQVALAISESGSSKDTINSLMAAKAAGAFTIAITCHIRSPIAANADAVLGASSTDTPITRGAFSRVAGQYLIIDILANMIAKDGSKFQAAMQRTAEATIDKSF; the protein is encoded by the coding sequence ATGCAGGAAAAGATCTTGGCGCGCTTGCGTTCGTCTCAGCCCAGCCTCAGTCCGGCGCTCCTTCGCATCAGTGAGTACGTCCTTAACGATCCCGCGAAGGTCGTGAACCAAACTATCACGGAGGTTGCTGACGGATCCGGATCGAGCGAAGCGAGCGTCTTGAGGTTCTGTAGAGACATCAAATTTTCGAGCTTCCAGCGTTTCAAACTGGCATTGGGGATCGAACTCTCCACTCACCAGACAATCAGACACGCCAGCCCGTCTGGTGACGTCATCGACGACACGCTGTCGACGGCCATCACCGCGCTCAAGCAGACAAAGGACCTGTTGAACCACGCCGCTCTCGAATTGGCGGCAAAACAGATCATACGAGCAAAAAGCATAGATCTGTACGGGTTCGGCGGCTCTGCGAATGTGGCCCGATACGCGCATTACTTGTTTGTTCGATTCGGACTGGTGTCGCGCGTGCTGGACGACCCACATCTCGCCGTCATGAGTGCAGTGAATCTCGGGCCGAAGCAAGTCGCACTGGCAATTTCGGAATCTGGCTCGAGCAAGGATACAATCAACTCACTTATGGCGGCCAAGGCGGCTGGCGCATTTACCATCGCAATCACCTGTCATATACGCAGTCCGATCGCTGCCAACGCGGACGCTGTACTGGGAGCATCCTCAACAGACACGCCCATCACGCGAGGAGCATTCTCCAGGGTCGCTGGACAATATTTGATCATCGACATCCTCGCCAACATGATCGCTAAAGATGGCAGCAAGTTCCAGGCGGCTATGCAGCGAACCGCAGAAGCCACCATAGATAAAAGCTTTTAG
- a CDS encoding glucosamine--fructose-6-phosphate aminotransferase — MIYRSTIARQPNQFRHTLEVVGTQLRDLDLAPFEKGTVVVTGIGASYEAAGVVAGELQRRGRRANTWRAVDLMEPGDPGDAIIVFSVGGRSIEPIAALTIHSTLPSLAITSGGNDPLSRTASAALRFESGPDSLPSSTGYTGSLLAGGLLIDALCGEDSFNWNDIPLIASEVLETSAKKMARIGEMFHDQRAIDCVGAISALGTAGEACLLIREAARVPTGVADTLHYLHGPMESMDQATGILIFGDGREVRLAQELAEIGCAVLLVTASESPQDAKNLAVVKVPSLQNRVARSIVDILPAQLLAAELSDAAGLTDAQFRYSQNDTKVTMDESEPRV; from the coding sequence ATGATTTACAGGTCAACGATCGCCCGTCAACCCAATCAGTTTCGCCATACCTTGGAAGTGGTCGGAACGCAGCTTCGCGACCTTGATCTCGCGCCATTTGAAAAGGGGACTGTCGTCGTTACAGGAATAGGCGCGAGTTACGAGGCAGCGGGGGTAGTGGCCGGTGAGCTGCAACGCCGCGGCAGACGAGCAAATACTTGGCGCGCAGTCGATCTCATGGAGCCGGGGGACCCTGGCGACGCGATCATAGTCTTTTCTGTCGGAGGAAGAAGCATCGAGCCAATCGCTGCACTCACCATCCACAGCACGTTACCATCCCTCGCGATTACAAGCGGAGGCAACGACCCGCTGTCACGCACCGCTTCGGCAGCACTTCGCTTCGAGTCCGGTCCGGATTCACTGCCGTCGAGCACCGGCTACACAGGCTCGCTGCTGGCAGGCGGGCTGCTGATAGATGCGCTCTGCGGTGAAGACAGCTTCAATTGGAACGACATTCCTCTGATAGCAAGCGAGGTCTTGGAAACCTCTGCGAAAAAGATGGCACGCATTGGAGAAATGTTTCATGACCAGCGGGCGATCGATTGCGTTGGCGCGATATCGGCTTTGGGTACGGCGGGCGAGGCTTGTTTGCTCATTCGCGAGGCTGCGAGGGTGCCCACCGGCGTCGCAGACACGCTGCACTACTTGCACGGCCCGATGGAATCGATGGATCAGGCAACCGGGATTTTGATATTTGGTGACGGCCGCGAAGTGCGATTGGCGCAGGAATTGGCTGAAATCGGCTGTGCAGTTCTTCTGGTAACCGCAAGCGAGTCGCCTCAGGACGCCAAAAACCTCGCAGTTGTGAAGGTGCCATCTTTGCAGAACCGCGTGGCACGATCAATCGTGGACATCCTGCCCGCTCAGCTGCTAGCCGCAGAACTGTCCGACGCGGCCGGACTTACTGATGCCCAGTTTCGTTATAGCCAAAATGACACAAAGGTGACCATGGACGAATCGGAGCCCCGGGTCTGA
- a CDS encoding BadF/BadG/BcrA/BcrD ATPase family protein: protein MGSISIGVDIGGTKTHLRSCLEQGMGRDLVVRTSEWRCGAYDHDIPGLIALISGFADGATPNGIAIGSHGCDDEAECAILQKPLSNHFACPLRVVNDAELFPLAMGLSSGIGVVAGTGSIAVARDQKGRMHVAGGWGWAIGDEGSAPGLVREAGRAVRRHIDLGGARSEPLVEALCEAFGLNSPTNIGTAIAKEGGASALGRHAPVIFYAANEGSSLAKRVIDEGAAALTQLVHHLKLAGVSDKDVVVGGGVILAQPLLANAFSHQISDRFGATVAVTFLDKPPVLGACVLARQLCSAGDGPETSIVSQHMDIQ from the coding sequence ATGGGTTCTATATCGATTGGTGTCGACATCGGAGGCACCAAAACGCATTTGAGAAGCTGCCTGGAACAGGGCATGGGCCGCGACTTGGTGGTGAGGACCAGTGAATGGCGTTGTGGAGCCTATGACCACGATATTCCTGGACTAATCGCGCTAATCAGCGGATTTGCGGATGGCGCCACTCCCAACGGCATCGCGATTGGCTCTCATGGATGTGATGATGAGGCCGAGTGTGCCATCCTGCAAAAACCACTTTCCAATCATTTTGCCTGCCCGTTGAGGGTCGTCAACGATGCAGAGCTATTTCCCCTAGCCATGGGGCTTTCCAGCGGAATTGGTGTCGTCGCGGGAACTGGCTCAATCGCCGTTGCTCGGGACCAGAAAGGCAGGATGCATGTCGCAGGCGGTTGGGGCTGGGCAATCGGAGACGAAGGGAGCGCTCCCGGTTTAGTACGTGAGGCTGGTCGAGCAGTGCGACGGCACATTGACCTCGGAGGGGCAAGGTCAGAGCCGCTTGTCGAAGCGCTTTGTGAGGCATTTGGACTGAATAGCCCCACGAACATCGGCACCGCTATCGCGAAGGAAGGCGGTGCCTCGGCTCTGGGGCGACACGCACCCGTTATCTTCTACGCAGCCAATGAAGGCTCGTCGTTGGCTAAGCGCGTTATTGACGAGGGCGCAGCGGCCCTGACCCAATTAGTTCACCACCTGAAGTTGGCGGGCGTGTCCGACAAAGACGTGGTGGTAGGCGGAGGGGTCATCCTCGCCCAGCCACTTTTAGCCAATGCGTTCTCCCATCAAATTTCCGATCGTTTCGGGGCGACAGTGGCGGTCACCTTCCTCGACAAGCCGCCGGTCTTAGGCGCCTGCGTCTTGGCGCGGCAACTTTGCAGTGCCGGGGATGGCCCAGAGACCTCAATTGTCTCTCAACATATGGATATCCAATGA
- a CDS encoding IS110 family transposase, with protein MKLFIGLDVSLAKTAVCIVSEHGKIVKEAEVGSDPAALTQFALEQQGEIAMIGMEAGPLSRWLHRGLTEAGLEVVLMETRQVKGALKAMPIKTDRRDAEGIARLLHLGWFRPVHCKSVSAQEIRALLGARKSIQQGVIALEMSLRGLLRNFGLKVGAISKGRFDARIQELVASNTTLVAATEPMLRARATLRHELARLERHVRSLAQDDPTCRLLMTMPAVGAVVALTFKSAVDDPARFSSSKKVGPWVGLTPSRQQSGERDVTGGITKAGDAHLRHALCQAATVMMNRGRGSWLRTWASRVAKRRGTKRAMVALARRIGVILHRMWLDGGNFRWEGAPEPIHA; from the coding sequence ATGAAACTGTTCATTGGGTTGGATGTCTCACTCGCCAAGACTGCGGTCTGCATTGTCAGCGAGCACGGCAAGATCGTGAAGGAGGCTGAGGTCGGCAGCGATCCCGCGGCGCTGACGCAATTCGCGCTGGAGCAACAGGGCGAAATTGCGATGATCGGGATGGAAGCCGGGCCGTTGTCGCGATGGCTGCACCGTGGGCTGACCGAAGCCGGCCTGGAAGTGGTTCTGATGGAAACCCGGCAAGTGAAGGGTGCTCTGAAAGCCATGCCGATCAAGACAGACCGGCGCGATGCTGAAGGTATTGCCCGGCTGCTACATTTGGGCTGGTTCCGGCCAGTCCATTGCAAGTCGGTGTCTGCCCAGGAGATCCGCGCACTCCTCGGGGCGCGCAAATCCATCCAGCAGGGCGTGATCGCTCTGGAAATGTCCTTGCGCGGGTTATTGCGGAACTTCGGCTTGAAAGTCGGCGCAATCTCCAAAGGACGGTTTGATGCTCGCATTCAGGAACTGGTTGCCAGCAACACTACGCTGGTGGCGGCAACCGAGCCGATGCTTCGCGCCCGTGCCACCCTCCGCCATGAACTGGCGCGACTGGAGCGGCATGTGCGCAGCCTAGCACAGGACGACCCGACCTGCCGCTTGCTGATGACCATGCCGGCCGTTGGCGCGGTGGTCGCATTGACCTTCAAGTCGGCCGTGGATGATCCGGCTCGGTTCTCGTCGTCGAAGAAAGTCGGCCCGTGGGTCGGCCTCACCCCTTCACGGCAGCAGTCCGGCGAGCGCGACGTGACAGGCGGTATCACCAAAGCCGGTGACGCCCATTTACGCCACGCCTTATGCCAGGCCGCAACCGTCATGATGAACCGGGGCCGTGGGTCGTGGTTGCGGACATGGGCCTCGCGGGTCGCGAAACGGCGCGGCACCAAGCGGGCCATGGTGGCCTTGGCGCGTCGGATCGGTGTGATCCTGCATCGGATGTGGCTGGACGGAGGAAACTTCCGCTGGGAAGGAGCGCCAGAGCCGATCCATGCATGA